A part of Amycolatopsis camponoti genomic DNA contains:
- a CDS encoding ABC transporter ATP-binding protein, with the protein MSALEFDAVSVRYGKLTAVDGVSLTVPSGQVVGLVGESGSGKSTLARAAVGLSPVSAGQVRLDGVDVRRLPRRRPLQMVFQDPYSSLDPRMGIGESITEAMPRSTSRGARRAEVARLLELVQLDPERASMLPGQLSGGQRQRVALARALAGQPKVLIADEITSALDVSVQGAVLNLVRDVQRRLSLSMLFISHNLAVVRYVSDIVAVMYLGRIVEAGPAEQVLTDPQHPYTRDLLAAAPSAHRNLLADTDDVTAPLADTEPADPHHPPPGCRYHPRCPIGPLVHTDRTLCVSADPADDAAHRPHHAACHFAA; encoded by the coding sequence TCCGGACAGGTCGTCGGCCTGGTCGGCGAGTCCGGCTCGGGCAAGTCGACGCTCGCCCGGGCGGCCGTCGGGCTTTCGCCGGTCAGCGCGGGCCAGGTGCGGCTGGACGGCGTCGACGTGCGGAGGCTGCCGCGGCGGCGTCCGCTGCAGATGGTGTTCCAGGACCCGTACTCCTCGCTCGACCCGCGGATGGGGATCGGCGAGTCGATCACCGAGGCGATGCCGCGGAGCACGTCCCGCGGCGCCCGGCGGGCCGAGGTGGCCCGGCTGCTCGAGCTGGTCCAGCTCGACCCCGAACGCGCTTCGATGCTGCCTGGGCAGCTTTCCGGCGGGCAGCGCCAGCGCGTCGCCCTCGCCCGGGCGCTCGCCGGGCAGCCGAAGGTGCTCATCGCCGACGAGATCACCTCGGCGCTCGACGTCTCGGTGCAGGGCGCGGTGCTCAACCTGGTCCGCGACGTGCAGCGGCGGCTGTCGCTGTCGATGCTGTTCATCTCGCACAACCTCGCCGTGGTGCGGTACGTCAGCGACATCGTCGCCGTGATGTACCTCGGCCGGATCGTCGAAGCCGGGCCCGCCGAGCAGGTCCTCACCGATCCCCAGCACCCCTACACACGGGACCTGCTGGCCGCCGCGCCCTCGGCGCACCGGAACCTGCTCGCCGACACCGATGACGTCACGGCCCCGCTCGCCGACACCGAGCCCGCCGACCCGCACCACCCGCCGCCCGGGTGCCGCTACCACCCGCGGTGCCCGATCGGCCCGCTCGTGCACACCGACCGCACGTTGTGCGTCAGCGCCGACCCGGCCGACGACGCCGCCCACCGGCCGCACCACGCGGCCTGCCACTTCGCCGCGTGA
- a CDS encoding S9 family peptidase: MTRRIGIDDLYALEFPEQPALSPDGARIVYVLRTADREKDEDTSSLWQVATSGGEARRLTRGRGDVAPAWSPDGTRIAFLRAQDGPAQLWLLPADGGEPEQVTTLPLGAGTPVWRPDGAEIAFSAPIDLNAEEGEDDGAQGRRGSAPVVADRLDFKADGAGLLRTLRKHVHVLDVATGEVRRVTAGDWHAGDPAWSPDGGRLAFAAALDADPDLTFRSGAYVLDAADRTAEPRLAGSGEGMAGTVTWTADGESLLVVGRRDTASGHLGLLRIPVDGGETVDLAAALDRNVMPGGPGYPGALPQLAGDGSTVVFCVRDRGYTHLYAVDVTGGEPRRVLGENGTTVAALSVAGTTAAVLLTTPTSYGEIATVDVTGGAATVLTSHGPEDVELFTHEEREFTVSDGTVVHGWLLRDPARTGPLPLLLDIHGGPHNAWSGTADAVHLYHQRLAARGWAVLLLNPRGSDGYGEAFFTAAVGAWGVADAKDFLEPLDDLVAEGVADPRRLAVSGYSYGGFMTCYLTSRDDRFAAAVAGGVVSDVVSMAGTSDAGHYLGVAELGAVPA; this comes from the coding sequence ATGACCCGCCGTATCGGCATCGACGACCTGTACGCCCTGGAGTTCCCCGAGCAGCCGGCCCTTTCGCCCGACGGGGCCCGGATCGTCTACGTGCTGCGCACCGCCGATCGCGAGAAGGACGAGGACACCTCGTCGCTCTGGCAGGTCGCCACGAGCGGCGGCGAGGCGCGCCGGCTGACCCGCGGCCGCGGCGACGTGGCCCCGGCGTGGTCGCCGGACGGGACGCGGATCGCGTTCCTGCGCGCCCAGGACGGCCCGGCCCAGCTGTGGCTGCTACCCGCCGACGGCGGTGAGCCCGAGCAGGTCACCACGCTCCCGCTGGGTGCGGGAACGCCGGTGTGGCGCCCGGACGGCGCCGAGATCGCCTTCAGCGCCCCGATCGACCTCAACGCCGAAGAAGGCGAAGACGACGGCGCGCAGGGCCGCCGCGGGAGCGCCCCGGTGGTCGCCGACCGGCTGGACTTCAAGGCCGACGGCGCCGGGCTCCTGCGGACCCTGCGCAAGCACGTCCACGTCCTCGACGTGGCCACCGGCGAGGTCCGGCGGGTGACGGCGGGGGACTGGCACGCGGGCGACCCCGCCTGGTCGCCGGACGGCGGCCGGCTGGCGTTCGCCGCGGCTCTCGACGCCGACCCCGACCTGACGTTCCGTTCGGGCGCCTACGTCCTCGACGCCGCCGATCGCACCGCCGAGCCCCGCTTGGCCGGCTCCGGCGAGGGCATGGCCGGCACGGTCACCTGGACCGCGGACGGCGAGTCCCTGCTCGTCGTCGGCCGCCGCGACACCGCGTCCGGTCACCTCGGGCTGCTGCGGATCCCCGTGGACGGCGGGGAAACCGTCGATCTGGCCGCGGCGCTCGACCGCAACGTGATGCCGGGCGGCCCGGGCTACCCGGGCGCGCTCCCGCAGCTCGCCGGCGACGGCTCCACGGTGGTGTTCTGCGTCCGCGACCGCGGCTACACGCACCTGTACGCCGTCGACGTCACCGGCGGCGAGCCGCGGCGGGTCCTCGGCGAGAACGGGACCACGGTGGCCGCGCTGAGCGTCGCCGGGACCACCGCGGCGGTGCTGCTGACCACGCCGACGTCCTACGGCGAGATCGCGACGGTCGACGTCACCGGGGGAGCGGCGACGGTGCTCACCTCCCACGGCCCCGAGGACGTCGAGCTGTTCACCCACGAGGAGCGGGAGTTCACCGTCTCCGACGGCACGGTCGTGCACGGCTGGCTGCTGCGCGACCCCGCCCGCACCGGCCCGCTCCCGCTGCTGCTGGACATCCACGGCGGCCCGCACAACGCGTGGAGCGGCACCGCCGACGCCGTGCACCTCTACCACCAGCGGCTCGCCGCCCGCGGCTGGGCGGTGCTGCTGCTCAACCCGCGCGGCAGCGACGGCTACGGCGAAGCGTTCTTCACAGCCGCGGTCGGCGCCTGGGGCGTGGCCGACGCCAAGGACTTCCTCGAGCCCCTCGACGACCTCGTCGCCGAGGGAGTGGCGGACCCGCGCCGGCTGGCCGTGTCCGGCTACAGCTACGGCGGCTTCATGACCTGCTACCTGACCAGCCGCGACGACCGGTTCGCCGCCGCGGTGGCGGGCGGGGTCGTCAGCGACGTGGTCAGCATGGCCGGCACGTCCGACGCCGGCCACTACCTCGGTGTCGCCGAGCTCGGGGCGGTCCCGGCGGA